The following proteins are encoded in a genomic region of Arachis stenosperma cultivar V10309 chromosome 4, arast.V10309.gnm1.PFL2, whole genome shotgun sequence:
- the LOC130976068 gene encoding serine/threonine-protein kinase AtPK2/AtPK19-like encodes MVSSQLSGLTTAGTYKPKQAQLLFPTSLPENVIIDHIELDFSDVFGPVTVPPSVEVNNIESAAAEYFEESSELVYNEPEVIYTRSHSLVGPSACVSQSLKLGKLTIQETEDSLELEVLEEDVTGEKVKDVKESSFHNVITEESLQDGGSLMKIHRVSLDDFEILKVVGQGAFAKVYQVKKKGTSEIYAMKVMRKDKILEKNHAEYMKAERDILTQIEHPFVVQLRYSFQTKYRLYLVLDFVNGGHLFFQLYHQGLFREDLACIYAAEIVSAVSHLHSNGIMHRDLKPENILLDADGHVMLTDFGLAKQFEDSTRSNSMCGTLEYMAPEIILGKGHDKAADWWSVGILLFEMLTGKPPFCGGNREKIQQKIIKDKIKLPAFLSSEAHSLLKGLLQKEVGKRLGCGPKGIVEIKGHKWFKQINWRKLEAREIQPNFRPDVAGKHCVANFEKRWTDMPVVDSPAASPNGANPFKDFSYVRPAASFLQRNSPAC; translated from the exons ATGGTTTCCTCTCAGCTTTCTGGTTTGACTACGGCTGGCACATATAAGCCTAAACAGGCTCAGTTGCTCTTTCCTACAAGTCTTCCTGAAAACGTAATCATAGATCACATTGAACTAGATTTCTCAGATGTCTTTGGTCCGGTTACAGTTCCACCCTCAGTAGAAGTAAATAAtattgaatctgctgctgcagaGTATTTCGAAGAATCTAGTGAGCTGGTTTATAATGAGCCTGAAGTCATTTACACTCGTTCACATTCTTTGGTTGGCCCTTCTGCTTGTGTTAGCCAATCACTGAAGCTTGGAAAGCTCAccatacaagaaactgaagatTCATTGGAACTAGAGGTCCTAGAGGAGGATGTGACTGGAGAGAAGGTCAAAGACGTCAAAGAATCTTCCTTTCACAATGTTATCACCGAGGAATCGTTGCAAGACGGCGGGAGTCTCATGAAGATTCACAGAGTTAGCCTTGATGATTTTGAGATTTTGAAGGTTGTGGGGCAGGGAGCATTTGCAAAAGTATATCAGGTGAAGAAAAAGGGAACTTCTGAAATATATGCTATGAAGGTTATGAGGAAGGACAAAATTCTGGAAAAGAACCATGCTGAGTACATGAAAGCTGAGAGGGATATTTTGACACAAATAGAGCATCCTTTTGTTGTACAACTCAGATACTCATTTCAG ACAAAATATAGATTGTATCTTGTGCTGGATTTCGTGAATGGGGGGCATCTTTTCTTTCAACTTTATCACCAGGGCTTGTTCAG AGAGGATCTAGCATGCATATATGCTGCCGAGATCGTATCTGCAGTTTCACATCTCCATTCGAATGGAATAATGCACAGGGATCTAAAACCTGAAAATATCTTGCTGGATGCTGATGGCCAC GTTATGTTGACTGATTTTGGTTTAGCGAAGCAATTCGAGGATAGTACAAGATCAAATTCTATGTGTGGAACATTAGAGTACATGGCACCTGAAATTATTCTTGGCAAGGGCCATGATAAGGCTGCTGATTGGTGGAGTGTAGGCATCCTTCTGTTTGAGATGCTTACTGGAAAG CCACCTTTTTGTGGTGGGAACCGTGAGAAAATTCAGCAGAAGATAATTAAAGACAAGATTAAGCTGCCAGCATTTTTGTCTAGTGAGGCGCATTCTCTGTTGAAAGGG CTTCTACAGAAGGAGGTGGGAAAGCGCTTAGGTTGTGGACCTAAGGGGATAGTGGAGATTAAAGGCCACAAGTGGTTTAAACAAATCAACTGGAGGAAGTTGGAAGCAAGAGAAATCCAGCCGAATTTTAGGCCGGATGTAGCCGGGAAGCATTGTGTTGCGAACTTTGAGAAGCGATGGACTGATATGCCTGTGGTCGATTCACCAGCTGCCAGCCCGAATGGTGCCAACCCCTTCAAAGACTTCTCTTATGTGAGGCCTGCAGCCTCCTTCCTTCAAAGGAATAGCCCTGCTTGTTAA
- the LOC130976519 gene encoding mannan endo-1,4-beta-mannosidase 6-like, translating into MKRLQLGTISLVLLLIILTKSSTTNAVEDDSVKNEESDKEEQNHVPNSTSSYGIEMVGEMEEDEWEMVQKRGNQFVVNEKPFYINGFNTYWLMVFAVDESTRGKVTEVFQQASSVGMTVCRTWAFNDAQWRALQKSPSVYDEDVFKALDFVVSEAKKYKIRLILSLANNWEAYGGKAQYVKWGKDAGLNVSSDDDFFSHPTLRTYYKNHVKTVLNRVNTLSNITYKEDPTIFAWELMNEPRCTSDPTGDKLQDWIQEMAFHVKKIDPKHLVEIGVEGFYGPSTPHRTQFNPNSYATQVGTDFIRNHQVLGVDFASAHIYADSWISQQISESHLEFIASWMQSHIEDAEKHLGMPIIFAEFGVSSKDPGYNATYRDNLITSVYKTILNSTKKGGSGSGTLLWQVFPEGTDNMDDGYAIVLSKSPSTSAVVSLQSSRLALFNSMCSSKFQWSCKKKKVIYDPHDEF; encoded by the exons ATGAAGAGATTGCAACTAGGCACAATTTCTTTGGTCCTTCTTCTGATTATTCTTACAAAATCTTCAACTACCAATGCAGTAGAAGATGACAGTGTTAAGAATGAAGAATCTGACAAGGAAGAgcaaaatcatgttccaaattcTACCTCAAGTTATGG GATTGAAATGGTGGGGGAgatggaagaagatgaatgggAAATGGTGCAAAAGAGAGGGAACCAATTTGTGGTGAATGAGAAACCATTTTACATAAATGGATTCAACACATACTGGCTGATGGTGTTTGCTGTGGATGAGTCAACAAGAGGGAAGGTCACTGAGGTGTTCCAACAAGCTTCCTCAGTTGGCATGACCGTTTGTAGGACTTGGGCCTTCAATGATGCCCAATGGAGGGCCCTACAAAAATCTCCATCCGTTTATgatgaagatgtcttcaag GCACTGGATTTTGTGGTAAGTGAAGCAAAGAAATACAAGATCAGGTTGATATTATCACTGGCAAACAATTGGGAAGCATATGGTGGAAAAGCACAGTATGTGAAATGGGGAAAAGATGCTGGCCTCAATGTCTCTTCTGATGACGACTTCTTCTCACATCCAACTCTTAGAACCTACTACAAGAACCATGTTAAG ACGGTGTTGAATAGAGTGAACACATTGTCAAATATAACATACAAGGAAGATCCAACCATATTTGCATGGGAATTGATGAATGAACCTCGATGCACCTCAGATCCAACTGGTGATAAGCTTCAGGATTGGATACAAGAAATGGCATTCCATGTGAAGAAGATTGATCCAAAGCACCTAGTAGAAATTGGAGTTGAAGGATTTTATGGGCCCTCAACCCCTCACAGAACTCAGTTCAATCCAAATTCATATGCAACACAAGTTGGAACTGATTTCATTAGGAACCACCAGGTTCTTGGTGTTGACTTTGCTTCTGCTCACATATATGCTGATTCTTG GATCTCACAGCAAATTTCCGAAAGCCATCTGGAATTCATAGCATCATGGATGCAATCCCACATAGAAGACGCAGAAAAGCATCTGGGAATGCCAATAATCTTTGCAGAATTCGGTGTATCATCAAAGGACCCTGGCTACAATGCAACATACAGAGACAACCTTATAACAAGTGTGTACAAAACAATCTTAAACTCCACAAAGAAAGGAGGAAGTGGCAGCGGAACACTCTTGTGGCAGGTGTTTCCTGAAGGAACTGATAACATGGATGATGGCTATGCTATTGTGCTCTctaagtctccttctacttctgcTGTTGTGTCACTTCAGTCCTCAAGGCTTGCTTTGTTCAATTCAATGTGTTCTTCTAAATTCCAGTGGAGTTGTAAGAAGAAGAAAGTCATCTATGATCCTCATGATGAATTCTAG